From Arcobacter lacus, one genomic window encodes:
- a CDS encoding radical SAM protein gives MSNSFNNPTRYSEKKILIGKLKYKFFSLFRFLRIQKFITKYWGPQYTRSREYIEIDITYHCNLYCNNCNRSSAQAPEKLHIKVEKIINFVDESINLNKFWKRIRILGGEPTLHPDFFTIINELLRYKNFYQKVIIEVVTNGNGKKVNNIISQIPKEIWVENSNKESIIQPEFGPFNLAPIDEKKNIFVDYSNGCAIMKDCGMGLTPMGYYPCAIAGGIDRIIKKNIGYKTLPDNSDNMLDLAREFCQYCGRFRDGHYIPKNIRKPILEQETSETWKLFYSNWKK, from the coding sequence GTGTCTAATAGTTTTAATAATCCTACTAGATATTCAGAAAAAAAGATTTTAATAGGAAAATTAAAATATAAATTTTTTTCTCTTTTTAGATTTTTAAGAATACAAAAATTTATAACTAAATATTGGGGACCACAATATACAAGAAGTAGAGAATATATAGAAATAGATATTACATATCATTGTAATTTATATTGTAATAATTGTAATCGTTCTTCTGCTCAGGCTCCCGAAAAACTTCATATAAAAGTTGAAAAAATAATAAATTTTGTTGATGAATCAATTAATCTTAATAAATTTTGGAAACGTATTCGAATATTAGGTGGAGAGCCTACATTACATCCAGATTTTTTTACAATAATAAATGAATTATTAAGATATAAAAATTTTTACCAAAAAGTTATAATAGAGGTTGTAACAAATGGAAATGGGAAAAAAGTAAATAATATAATAAGTCAAATACCAAAAGAGATATGGGTTGAAAATTCAAATAAAGAAAGCATAATACAACCAGAGTTTGGACCATTTAATTTAGCTCCAATTGATGAAAAGAAAAATATATTTGTTGATTATTCAAATGGTTGTGCTATTATGAAAGATTGTGGTATGGGGTTAACTCCTATGGGATATTATCCATGTGCTATTGCAGGAGGAATTGATAGGATAATTAAAAAAAATATAGGTTATAAGACTTTACCTGATAATTCAGATAATATGTTAGATTTAGCTAGAGAGTTTTGTCAATATTGTGGAAGATTTAGAGATGGTCACTATATTCCTAAAAATATAAGAAAACCTATCTTAGAACAAGAAACTTCAGAAACTTGGAAATTGTTTTATAGTAATTGGAAAAAATAG
- a CDS encoding glycosyltransferase family 2 protein — protein MNISVIITTQNLRETLYSRCFVSICNQILKPDILILVNDGKIFTKIDIKRIDYYFKNINYIILNNKYEKGLAGSLNTGLFYLSKVNFIGYVSILDDDDTWDTEHLKVNYDIAIQNNNADVVISGLRMIKKGIVSKRKIPTNLLSSDFLVGNPGWQGSNTFVSFEILKKVKGFRNGLLSTNDRDLAFRILSIPGLNVAYTNKWTSTWFHESDPNSLSIPRSYPKILGLQWFWYIYKEFFNKELEKAFFERADKCFGIKEIEIKNIKYIPINKTLVGDFSV, from the coding sequence ATAAATATATCTGTAATTATCACAACTCAAAATTTACGAGAAACTTTATACTCAAGATGTTTTGTAAGTATTTGTAATCAAATTTTAAAACCTGATATACTAATTTTAGTTAATGATGGAAAAATATTTACTAAAATAGATATAAAAAGAATTGATTATTATTTTAAAAATATAAATTATATTATTTTAAATAATAAATATGAAAAAGGTCTTGCAGGTAGCTTAAATACAGGACTTTTTTATTTATCTAAAGTCAATTTTATTGGTTATGTATCAATATTAGATGATGATGATACTTGGGATACTGAACATTTAAAAGTTAATTATGATATAGCAATTCAAAATAATAACGCAGATGTAGTTATATCAGGTTTGAGAATGATTAAAAAAGGTATTGTCTCTAAAAGAAAAATTCCTACAAATTTACTTTCTTCTGATTTTTTAGTTGGAAATCCTGGATGGCAAGGTTCTAATACTTTTGTTTCTTTTGAAATTTTGAAAAAAGTTAAAGGGTTTAGAAATGGATTATTAAGTACAAATGATAGAGATTTAGCTTTTAGAATTTTAAGTATTCCTGGACTTAATGTTGCATATACTAACAAATGGACTTCTACTTGGTTTCATGAATCAGATCCAAATTCATTATCAATTCCTCGTTCTTATCCTAAAATATTGGGACTTCAATGGTTTTGGTATATTTATAAAGAATTTTTTAATAAGGAACTTGAAAAAGCTTTTTTTGAAAGAGCAGATAAATGTTTTGGAATAAAAGAAATAGAAATAAAAAATATTAAATATATACCTATAAATAAAACATTAGTAGGAGATTTTAGTGTCTAA
- a CDS encoding EAL domain-containing protein: protein MLLKKISLTTSYIIALSILIIWSTFAFFTMHTLISSQEIYGKLINLSGKQRMFSQKIALQTHLIIEHQSDIKRLVFLLESMKNDYDFIKNNLTSTDLDDFYFKQNGLDEQVELFFRLVEDFINKPNFDDSKKITEFSFELLKPLHDAVFMFEKENQDIVKNLKNRESYIYIGTILTLILEAIFIIFPMIRSHTSYIEKLEDEIIKRTKDIQIFAKIFENSKEGIIITDARKTILNVNDAFVNITGFSKEETIGKTPFILNSKKQNREFYKKMWKDIHSKGIWQGEIINKRKDGKNITEFLTIMKLYVKKTIYYVSIFTDISEKFLNQQMLEYLATHDSLTGLLNRNEILSKIDSSINQVEKNKNLLALIFIDLDDFKKINDTMGHVMGDKFLIDLSTKLSSILQKKDTLARLGGDEFIILLENLEKIGDENSIIEKLKDIFSKPIVIEGKEFDVSASIGVVFYPNDNSDDSSLQNLLRKVDLAMYKSKENGKNKVIYYNKELESKFQTKLLLEKDLKEALKNNKLELCLQAKKNFHTEKTNSAEALLRWNNNGENISPSIFIPIAEESNLIKEIDEWVVNKSLDYLKDLHSCGHPTFIIALNISAKTLSDKKFLDSILKSILHSGLINFIEIEITEGIFIENLDRTSKIIEKMKSQGISIALDDFGTGYSSFSYLHKLSLNKLKIDKSFISNLNNDLKQQVLVDSMISFSKKLGIQVIAEGIETSEQYEWLKKHNCDYGQGYLFSKAVPLDKLKELL, encoded by the coding sequence ATGCTTTTAAAAAAAATTTCCTTAACGACTAGCTATATCATAGCTTTATCAATTTTGATAATTTGGTCAACTTTTGCATTTTTCACTATGCATACACTTATATCTTCTCAAGAAATTTATGGAAAACTTATAAATTTAAGTGGAAAACAAAGAATGTTTTCTCAAAAAATTGCTTTACAAACACATTTGATAATAGAACATCAATCTGACATAAAAAGATTAGTATTTTTGCTTGAATCTATGAAAAATGATTATGATTTTATAAAAAACAATTTAACTTCTACAGATTTAGATGATTTTTATTTTAAACAAAATGGCTTAGATGAACAAGTAGAACTTTTTTTTAGATTAGTTGAAGATTTTATAAATAAACCAAATTTTGATGATTCAAAAAAAATCACTGAATTTAGTTTTGAATTACTAAAACCTTTACATGATGCAGTTTTTATGTTTGAAAAAGAAAATCAAGATATTGTAAAAAATTTAAAAAATAGAGAATCATATATTTATATAGGAACAATCTTAACTTTAATTTTAGAAGCAATTTTTATAATTTTTCCAATGATTCGTTCACACACTTCTTATATAGAAAAACTTGAAGATGAAATAATAAAAAGAACAAAAGATATTCAAATTTTTGCAAAAATCTTTGAAAATTCAAAAGAAGGAATAATAATAACTGATGCAAGAAAAACTATTTTAAATGTCAATGATGCATTTGTTAATATCACTGGATTTTCAAAGGAAGAAACGATAGGAAAAACGCCTTTTATTTTAAACTCTAAAAAACAAAATAGAGAATTTTACAAAAAAATGTGGAAAGATATTCACTCAAAAGGAATTTGGCAAGGTGAAATTATTAATAAAAGAAAAGATGGTAAAAATATAACTGAATTTTTAACAATTATGAAGTTATATGTTAAAAAAACCATCTATTATGTAAGTATATTTACAGATATTTCTGAAAAATTTTTAAATCAGCAAATGCTTGAATATTTAGCAACTCATGACAGTTTAACAGGACTTTTAAATAGAAATGAAATTTTATCTAAAATTGATTCTTCTATAAATCAAGTTGAAAAAAATAAAAATTTATTAGCTTTAATTTTTATTGATTTAGATGATTTCAAAAAAATAAATGACACAATGGGACATGTAATGGGAGATAAATTTTTAATAGATTTATCAACAAAACTCTCTTCTATTTTACAAAAAAAGGATACATTAGCCAGACTTGGTGGTGATGAATTTATCATATTGTTGGAAAATTTAGAAAAAATAGGTGATGAAAATTCTATTATAGAAAAACTAAAAGATATTTTTTCTAAACCAATTGTCATAGAAGGTAAAGAGTTTGATGTAAGTGCAAGTATTGGTGTAGTTTTTTATCCTAATGATAATAGTGACGACTCTTCTTTACAAAATTTACTAAGAAAAGTAGATCTTGCAATGTATAAATCAAAAGAGAATGGAAAAAATAAAGTTATCTACTATAATAAAGAGTTAGAATCAAAATTTCAAACAAAACTATTATTAGAAAAAGATTTAAAAGAAGCACTAAAAAATAATAAATTAGAGTTATGTTTACAAGCAAAAAAGAACTTTCATACAGAAAAAACAAATAGTGCAGAAGCACTTCTTAGATGGAATAATAATGGAGAAAATATATCACCTAGTATTTTCATTCCTATTGCCGAAGAGAGTAACTTAATAAAAGAAATTGATGAATGGGTTGTAAATAAAAGCTTAGATTATTTAAAAGATTTGCACTCTTGTGGTCACCCTACTTTTATAATTGCTTTAAATATATCTGCAAAAACACTTTCAGATAAAAAATTTTTGGATTCTATCTTAAAAAGTATTTTACATAGTGGTTTAATAAATTTTATTGAAATTGAAATAACAGAAGGTATATTTATAGAAAATCTTGATAGAACTTCAAAAATAATTGAAAAAATGAAATCACAAGGAATTTCAATTGCTTTAGATGATTTTGGTACAGGATATTCATCTTTTTCTTATCTACACAAATTATCTTTAAATAAATTAAAAATTGACAAATCTTTTATAAGTAATCTAAATAATGATTTGAAACAACAAGTTTTAGTTGATTCTATGATATCTTTTTCTAAGAAATTGGGAATTCAAGTAATTGCAGAAGGTATAGAAACATCAGAACAATATGAATGGTTAAAAAAACATAACTGCGACTATGGACAAGGTTATTTATTTAGCAAAGCCGTACCTTTAGATAAATTAAAAGAGCTACTTTAA
- a CDS encoding L,D-transpeptidase family protein: protein MESFKKRGIDLPKVVKAGDKLNYMGSAKINLTHKVDGKETFRIHGTINEKTIGSYESSGCIRMKNSEVVELVGLLNEFIDFKSMDDIKVVLK from the coding sequence ATAGAAAGTTTCAAAAAAAGAGGTATTGATTTACCAAAAGTTGTAAAAGCAGGTGATAAATTAAACTATATGGGAAGCGCAAAAATAAATTTAACTCATAAAGTTGATGGAAAAGAGACTTTTAGAATACATGGAACAATCAATGAAAAAACAATTGGAAGTTATGAATCAAGTGGTTGTATAAGAATGAAAAATAGTGAAGTTGTTGAACTCGTGGGGTTATTAAACGAGTTCATAGATTTTAAGAGTATGGATGATATAAAAGTTGTATTAAAGTAG
- a CDS encoding trans-sulfuration enzyme family protein: MSEQIETTLSHISKFAPFEDVYGASHFPIYNTGTFDLKKQKGEKIYDYTRSDNPTRETLENLFTYVEKGAGCVCTHTGIAAVSLLFETVLKANASVLVEADCYGGTFRLLKVFKEKYNIQVHFANFCDEDMVEHILKTHNIDLVLCESPTNPGLKIIDLEKIATISHKYNSLFAVDNSLATFISQKPLELGADFSLFSTTKYISGHGSVVAGAIVAKTKELSQQIHYYANALGRSQNPFDVFLISLGIPTLKVRMKEHQENSIEIAKFLEKQEYIIKVTHPALPSHPQYELAKKQMAFIPGVFCVDFKSVELAEKFIEKTKLFGEKCSFGSPDSRVEIPAKISHASFSKEELKAIGISDSTVRFSIGLENVQDLIKDIEQAVR; this comes from the coding sequence ATGAGTGAACAAATAGAAACAACATTGAGCCATATTTCAAAATTTGCACCTTTTGAGGATGTTTATGGAGCATCACATTTTCCTATCTATAATACTGGAACTTTTGATTTAAAAAAACAAAAAGGTGAAAAAATCTATGATTATACAAGAAGTGACAATCCTACAAGAGAAACTTTAGAAAATCTTTTTACTTATGTTGAAAAAGGTGCTGGTTGCGTTTGTACACATACAGGAATTGCAGCTGTTTCACTTCTATTTGAAACTGTTCTAAAAGCAAATGCTTCTGTTTTAGTAGAAGCTGATTGTTATGGTGGAACATTTAGACTTCTTAAAGTTTTTAAAGAAAAGTATAATATTCAAGTTCATTTTGCAAATTTTTGTGATGAAGATATGGTTGAACATATTTTAAAAACTCATAATATAGACTTAGTTTTATGTGAAAGTCCTACAAATCCTGGATTAAAAATCATTGATTTAGAAAAAATTGCAACAATATCACATAAATATAACTCTTTATTTGCTGTTGATAATTCACTTGCAACTTTTATAAGCCAAAAACCACTTGAACTTGGAGCTGATTTTTCACTATTTTCTACTACAAAATATATAAGTGGTCACGGTAGCGTAGTTGCAGGAGCAATAGTTGCTAAAACAAAAGAGTTAAGTCAACAAATTCACTATTATGCAAATGCTTTAGGAAGAAGTCAAAATCCATTTGATGTATTTTTAATAAGCCTTGGTATTCCAACACTAAAAGTTAGAATGAAAGAACATCAAGAAAACTCTATAGAAATTGCAAAATTTTTAGAAAAACAAGAATATATAATAAAAGTTACGCACCCTGCACTTCCAAGCCATCCACAATATGAGTTAGCAAAAAAACAAATGGCATTTATTCCTGGAGTTTTTTGTGTAGATTTTAAAAGTGTTGAATTAGCAGAAAAGTTCATAGAAAAAACAAAACTTTTTGGTGAAAAATGCTCTTTTGGAAGCCCTGATAGTAGAGTTGAAATTCCTGCAAAAATTTCTCATGCAAGTTTTTCAAAAGAAGAGTTAAAAGCTATTGGAATAAGTGATAGTACAGTTAGATTTTCTATTGGTTTAGAAAATGTACAAGATTTAATAAAAGATATAGAACAAGCAGTAAGATAA
- a CDS encoding PLP-dependent transferase, which yields MNKTIFNPIPCGQTLPLNNIHAVSVSMPNLQDVIDYEEQTPEILEKITTAYPRFIIHPYLKLLANYLKEKYEVCDNYELILLSSQKAVKAVSCRYFIHNKFEFDEPFGVIKVLKGRQYQKVLKFIQHLGYNLSSRLAQDYLYKVGVISKLHEEELESESKAKEILVSSLSKAYKQPEKNICLNPSGMNAMYCVLKGIKNIQARNGRTVLVQLGWLYLDTMNIVNHYFEESKIFYDITKLDLLEEFLKKDGLSVSAIVTEIPTNPLVQTVDLEKLKTLCDTYNIPLVIDSTFATPYNLDLNPYADIYVESLTKFACGNADVLMGAVILNQNSKISHISYEFFKHADEPYIKDIQRIAFQIKDYEKRVKKISQNTKQLAFYLENAPFIDKVFYCLSPDYKDNYKKLMIDDNSLCGIISITFKKDFQKVYDSLNFPKGPSLGTEFTLLMPYTYLAHYDLISSENGKEFLKQINLPIELLRISVGIEPIEEIIKEFEKINQI from the coding sequence ATGAATAAAACAATTTTTAATCCCATTCCTTGTGGGCAAACTTTACCTTTAAACAATATTCACGCAGTTTCGGTTAGTATGCCAAACTTACAAGATGTGATTGATTATGAAGAACAAACGCCTGAAATTTTAGAAAAAATCACAACGGCATATCCTAGATTTATCATTCATCCTTATTTAAAACTTTTAGCTAATTATTTAAAAGAAAAGTACGAAGTTTGTGACAACTATGAATTAATCCTTTTAAGTTCACAAAAAGCTGTAAAAGCTGTAAGTTGCAGATATTTTATACATAATAAATTTGAATTTGATGAACCTTTTGGAGTTATAAAAGTTTTAAAAGGAAGACAATATCAAAAGGTTTTAAAGTTTATTCAACATCTTGGATATAACTTATCTTCGAGATTGGCACAAGATTATTTATATAAAGTTGGAGTTATTTCAAAACTTCACGAAGAAGAACTAGAAAGTGAATCAAAAGCGAAAGAAATTCTAGTTTCGAGTCTATCAAAAGCATATAAACAACCAGAAAAAAATATATGTTTAAATCCATCTGGAATGAATGCAATGTATTGCGTTTTAAAAGGAATCAAAAATATCCAAGCGAGAAATGGAAGAACTGTTTTAGTACAACTAGGTTGGTTATATCTTGATACTATGAATATAGTAAATCACTATTTTGAAGAGAGTAAAATTTTCTATGATATTACAAAATTAGATTTACTTGAAGAGTTTTTAAAAAAAGATGGTTTAAGTGTATCTGCAATAGTTACAGAAATTCCTACAAATCCATTAGTACAAACTGTTGATTTAGAAAAACTGAAAACTCTTTGTGATACTTATAATATTCCTTTAGTTATTGATTCTACTTTTGCAACTCCATATAACCTTGATTTAAATCCATATGCTGATATTTATGTAGAATCTTTGACAAAATTTGCCTGTGGAAATGCTGATGTTTTAATGGGTGCAGTCATTTTGAATCAAAATTCAAAAATTTCACATATCTCTTATGAATTTTTCAAACATGCTGATGAACCGTATATAAAAGATATTCAAAGAATTGCTTTTCAAATAAAAGATTATGAAAAAAGAGTTAAAAAAATAAGTCAAAATACAAAACAATTAGCTTTTTATTTAGAAAATGCTCCATTTATAGACAAAGTTTTTTATTGTTTAAGTCCAGATTATAAAGATAATTACAAAAAACTTATGATTGATGATAATAGTTTATGTGGAATTATCTCAATCACATTTAAAAAAGATTTTCAAAAAGTTTATGATAGTTTAAACTTTCCAAAAGGTCCAAGTTTGGGAACTGAATTTACACTTCTGATGCCATATACTTATCTTGCACACTATGATTTAATCTCAAGTGAAAATGGCAAAGAGTTTTTAAAACAGATAAATCTTCCAATAGAACTTTTAAGAATTTCAGTAGGAATAGAACCAATAGAAGAGATAATAAAAGAGTTTGAAAAGATAAATCAAATCTAA
- a CDS encoding response regulator transcription factor, which produces MEYKILLVEDDDNSALLIRDFLQEFDFNVDIVNTVTDAISSINFNKYSIILLDINLPDFNGFEVLKFVNKNKKNIPILVLSAYSDKNTKLQAFKLGASDYMVKPIDPEELEARIWVQLKNSSNFISNTTKKSSFEINDNVISFNEEPLKLTKTEFEILSFLIKHKNQIVKRENLLDFLSSIIQSDRSLDYHIKNIRIKLADNASNPKYLLTEYGVGYKLVF; this is translated from the coding sequence ATGGAATATAAAATTTTATTAGTAGAAGATGATGATAATAGTGCTTTGTTAATCAGAGATTTTTTACAAGAATTTGACTTTAATGTCGATATTGTGAACACAGTTACTGATGCTATTTCTAGCATAAATTTTAATAAATACTCTATTATATTATTAGATATAAACTTACCAGATTTTAATGGTTTTGAAGTATTAAAATTTGTAAATAAAAATAAAAAGAATATTCCTATTTTAGTTTTAAGTGCTTATTCAGATAAAAATACAAAACTTCAAGCTTTTAAATTGGGTGCAAGTGATTATATGGTTAAACCAATTGATCCTGAAGAGTTAGAAGCTCGAATTTGGGTTCAACTAAAAAATAGTTCCAATTTTATATCAAATACTACAAAAAAATCATCATTTGAAATAAATGATAATGTAATTTCATTTAATGAAGAACCTCTAAAATTGACAAAAACAGAGTTTGAGATTTTGTCTTTTTTAATAAAACATAAAAATCAAATAGTAAAAAGAGAAAACTTATTAGACTTTTTATCTTCGATTATTCAAAGTGATAGAAGTTTAGACTATCACATTAAAAATATTAGAATAAAACTAGCAGACAATGCATCAAATCCCAAATATCTTCTAACAGAGTATGGAGTAGGGTATAAGTTAGTTTTTTAG
- a CDS encoding HAMP domain-containing methyl-accepting chemotaxis protein has protein sequence MKVSKKLFAGFGIIVMLVIVLGVVSTQKMSTVNEQSTIMADNWMPSIVITNKINTATSDFRIVEYDHILSKTDEEMRSNEQKMKELLDVIKKDFEIYEKLISSDNEKAMYEDFQKEFNKYLKMDENLIAVSRENRTDEAIKLIRESGVVYDNFSSILLKLVNLNVEGGKNASKQGDEIYSSAKILLITIISLVILLSIFVAFFITNSIVNSLKDLQQGLFSFFGYLNRETSKVELINLNSKDEFGEMAKVVNENIVKTQKGIEEDRKLIDETISVLSEFEQGDLCQRLNLNVSNPALMQLKEVLNKMASNLENNIDSVLKILEQYSNYNYLNKIDKKDLKEHLLKLANGVNTLGDSIAEMLKENKANGLTLDKSSNVLLSNVDKLNLSSNEAAASLEETAAALEEVTSNVRNNTQNIAQMAKLSSEVTASANQGEKLANETTVAMDEINNQVNLINEAIGVIDNIAFQTNILSLNAAVEAATAGEAGKGFAVVAGEVRNLASRSAEAAREIKTIVENATSKANQGKSIATNMIEGYKELNQNISQTISLISDIQNASKEQLLGIEQINDAVTLLDRQTQQNAMIASQTHDVALITDEISKLIVSDADSKEFEGKNEVKAKDINVGTNNRQIHEVEKKKVTATKKETNITSSKSNDNEWESF, from the coding sequence ATGAAAGTATCAAAGAAGTTATTTGCAGGATTTGGAATAATAGTAATGTTAGTTATTGTTCTAGGTGTAGTATCAACACAAAAGATGTCAACAGTAAATGAACAATCAACAATAATGGCAGATAATTGGATGCCAAGTATAGTAATAACAAATAAAATAAATACAGCAACGTCAGATTTTAGGATTGTAGAATATGATCATATTTTATCAAAAACAGATGAAGAGATGAGAAGTAATGAACAAAAGATGAAAGAGTTGTTGGATGTTATAAAAAAAGATTTTGAAATATATGAGAAATTAATCTCTTCAGATAATGAAAAAGCTATGTATGAAGATTTCCAAAAAGAGTTTAATAAATATTTGAAAATGGATGAGAATTTAATAGCTGTATCAAGAGAAAATAGAACAGATGAAGCAATAAAACTAATCAGAGAAAGTGGTGTTGTTTATGATAACTTTTCTTCAATACTATTAAAATTAGTAAACCTAAATGTAGAAGGTGGGAAAAATGCTAGTAAACAAGGAGATGAAATATACTCAAGTGCAAAAATTTTACTTATAACTATTATTTCTCTTGTTATCTTGCTTTCAATATTTGTTGCTTTCTTTATTACAAACTCAATCGTTAATTCACTTAAAGATTTACAACAAGGACTATTTAGCTTCTTTGGATACTTAAATAGAGAAACTTCAAAAGTAGAATTGATAAACCTAAACTCAAAAGATGAGTTTGGAGAAATGGCAAAAGTAGTAAATGAGAATATTGTAAAAACACAAAAAGGTATTGAAGAAGATAGAAAATTAATAGATGAAACAATATCAGTATTAAGTGAATTTGAACAAGGAGACTTGTGCCAAAGATTAAACCTAAATGTTTCAAACCCAGCATTAATGCAGTTAAAAGAAGTTTTAAATAAAATGGCTTCTAATCTAGAAAATAATATAGATAGTGTATTAAAAATATTAGAACAATACTCTAACTATAACTACCTAAATAAAATAGATAAAAAAGATTTAAAAGAACATTTGTTAAAACTAGCAAATGGTGTAAATACTTTGGGTGATTCTATAGCTGAAATGCTAAAAGAGAATAAAGCTAATGGATTAACATTAGATAAAAGCTCAAATGTGTTGCTTTCAAATGTAGATAAATTAAACCTAAGCTCGAATGAAGCAGCAGCATCTTTAGAAGAAACTGCAGCAGCATTAGAAGAAGTAACTTCAAATGTAAGAAATAATACACAAAATATAGCACAAATGGCAAAACTGTCAAGTGAAGTAACAGCTTCAGCTAACCAAGGTGAAAAATTAGCAAATGAAACAACAGTTGCTATGGATGAAATAAATAATCAAGTTAATTTAATAAATGAAGCAATAGGTGTAATAGATAATATAGCATTCCAAACAAATATCCTTTCTTTAAATGCTGCAGTTGAAGCAGCAACAGCAGGTGAAGCAGGGAAAGGATTTGCAGTAGTTGCAGGAGAAGTGCGAAACCTAGCATCAAGAAGTGCAGAAGCAGCAAGAGAAATAAAAACAATAGTAGAAAACGCAACAAGTAAAGCAAATCAAGGAAAAAGTATCGCAACAAATATGATAGAAGGATATAAAGAGTTAAATCAAAATATCTCTCAAACAATAAGCTTGATAAGTGATATACAAAACGCAAGTAAAGAACAATTGCTAGGAATTGAACAAATAAATGATGCAGTAACATTATTAGATAGACAAACACAACAAAATGCAATGATAGCAAGTCAAACACATGATGTAGCATTGATAACAGATGAGATATCAAAACTAATAGTAAGTGATGCAGATTCAAAAGAGTTTGAAGGTAAAAATGAAGTAAAAGCGAAAGATATAAACGTAGGAACAAATAATAGACAAATACATGAAGTAGAGAAGAAAAAAGTAACAGCAACAAAAAAAGAGACAAATATAACTTCTTCTAAATCTAATGATAATGAGTGGGAAAGCTTTTAG